The Stratiformator vulcanicus genome has a segment encoding these proteins:
- a CDS encoding PSD1 and planctomycete cytochrome C domain-containing protein, with translation MSLRQITRFASVQTVCAMLVVGAASVGSAEITRQQEVFFEREVRPILIKRCYECHSEDADFAYGNLFLDSREGWMEGGDHGPAIAPGQPKKSLLIDAVRYERENFEMPPEGKLPEKEIAALVKWVRMGAPDPRTGKVREVAEADPNAGLDHWALQPLRNFGLPSVSDTDWTRSSIDQFILSRLEQEGVEPAQDADGLQWLRRVSFDLTGLPPAERMVQEIIANDSPETREQLVDEMLSSEAFGERWGRHWLDVARYSDSNGSSHNVPFYNGWRYRNWVIDAVNADMSVDRFLKAQIAGDLMEAGNREDRDANVIATGYLMFGPKVLGLFDKEELTMDTIDEQIDTIGKSMLGLTLGCARCHDHKFDPVPTADYYALAGILRSTVTLDGRWDNPKADESDWSRRAVGDATDDEVQQFLAKHKFKLRDLRGDVARSRGQLDDLAIELRGAIRSGDDAYAAEVQGKIEKEQAKLDKLLTEMEPLEQQEPLMAMAVRDVSEPANEAIRIRGEPHSLGDEVPRGFLSAASWEGQPTVDASASGRLELAEWIASPNNPLTARVYVNRVWHLLTGAGIVRTVDNFGIRGEEPSHPELLDHLATGFIEHEWSLKWLVREIVLSRTYGMDTAHNEHGYAVDPENRLLWKMNRRRLGPESLRDGMLKIAGLLERGRVNQVVSEYPPNSLGGGSQPVEISDDNRRSIYIPLIRNSLPEFFEIFDFADPQVTTPQRPVTAVAPQALFLLNSPFMFKASEGTAQRLLASLDQPSDEQLIRQAFFEIVSRLPTPEETAVAASFLKVETSGGAAAEETDGRLSRLTLLCQAIFASTQFQYLD, from the coding sequence ATGAGCTTACGTCAAATTACCCGTTTCGCTTCAGTGCAGACTGTCTGTGCGATGCTGGTGGTCGGGGCCGCGTCGGTGGGCTCGGCAGAGATTACGCGACAGCAGGAAGTATTTTTCGAACGGGAAGTTCGGCCGATCCTCATCAAGCGTTGCTACGAGTGCCATTCGGAGGACGCGGATTTTGCATACGGGAACCTGTTTCTCGATTCCCGCGAGGGCTGGATGGAGGGGGGCGACCACGGCCCCGCGATCGCTCCTGGTCAGCCAAAGAAGTCGCTGCTGATCGACGCGGTCCGGTATGAGCGTGAAAACTTCGAGATGCCGCCCGAGGGCAAGCTGCCAGAGAAAGAGATTGCGGCCTTGGTAAAGTGGGTGCGAATGGGCGCGCCCGATCCACGTACTGGTAAAGTCCGTGAAGTGGCTGAGGCGGACCCGAATGCAGGCTTGGATCATTGGGCCTTGCAGCCGCTCAGAAACTTCGGCTTGCCATCGGTTTCCGACACAGATTGGACGCGGTCTTCAATTGATCAATTTATTCTCTCGCGCCTCGAGCAAGAGGGAGTGGAACCGGCTCAGGATGCCGACGGACTGCAGTGGTTGCGTCGGGTCAGCTTCGATCTGACGGGCCTGCCGCCTGCGGAACGGATGGTCCAAGAGATCATTGCAAACGATTCGCCGGAAACGCGGGAGCAGCTTGTCGATGAGATGCTCTCGTCGGAAGCCTTCGGTGAACGCTGGGGCCGGCATTGGCTCGACGTCGCGCGTTATTCGGACTCGAACGGGTCGAGCCACAACGTGCCGTTTTACAACGGTTGGCGTTACCGCAATTGGGTAATCGACGCCGTCAACGCGGATATGTCGGTTGACCGGTTTCTCAAGGCGCAAATCGCCGGTGACCTGATGGAGGCCGGCAACCGGGAGGATCGCGACGCGAATGTGATCGCGACAGGCTATCTGATGTTCGGTCCCAAGGTGCTGGGGCTGTTCGACAAAGAAGAGTTAACGATGGACACGATCGACGAGCAAATCGATACGATCGGAAAGTCGATGCTCGGGCTGACACTCGGGTGCGCGCGCTGCCACGACCACAAGTTCGACCCCGTACCGACGGCCGACTACTACGCCTTGGCGGGCATATTAAGAAGCACCGTCACGCTCGACGGCCGCTGGGACAACCCGAAGGCCGACGAATCGGACTGGAGCCGCCGGGCAGTCGGGGACGCGACGGACGACGAGGTCCAGCAGTTCCTCGCCAAGCACAAGTTTAAACTTCGCGATTTACGCGGTGACGTGGCTCGCAGCCGCGGCCAGCTTGATGATCTCGCGATTGAACTGCGGGGGGCGATCCGCTCGGGAGACGACGCTTACGCCGCCGAAGTTCAAGGAAAAATTGAAAAGGAGCAAGCGAAGCTCGACAAACTTCTCACTGAAATGGAGCCGCTCGAGCAGCAAGAGCCGCTCATGGCCATGGCGGTGCGAGACGTTTCTGAACCGGCCAACGAAGCAATTCGAATTCGTGGCGAACCGCACAGCTTAGGCGACGAAGTGCCCCGCGGCTTCCTGAGCGCGGCATCGTGGGAGGGTCAGCCGACCGTCGATGCATCAGCGAGCGGACGCCTCGAACTCGCCGAGTGGATCGCTTCGCCGAACAATCCGCTGACGGCTCGCGTGTACGTGAACAGGGTCTGGCACTTGCTGACGGGGGCGGGGATCGTCCGGACTGTCGACAATTTCGGAATCCGTGGCGAAGAACCGAGTCATCCGGAACTGCTCGATCATCTCGCCACTGGTTTTATCGAGCATGAGTGGAGTCTGAAGTGGCTTGTTCGAGAAATCGTGCTCAGCCGGACTTACGGAATGGACACCGCCCACAACGAGCATGGCTACGCGGTTGATCCCGAGAACCGTCTGCTTTGGAAGATGAATCGCCGACGTTTGGGGCCTGAGTCGCTCCGCGACGGAATGCTTAAAATCGCCGGGCTCCTGGAGCGGGGGCGGGTTAATCAAGTTGTCTCGGAGTACCCGCCGAATTCGCTCGGCGGCGGGAGCCAGCCTGTCGAAATATCTGATGACAACCGACGCAGCATTTACATTCCCCTCATTCGCAACAGTCTTCCCGAATTCTTCGAGATCTTCGATTTCGCCGACCCACAAGTGACGACGCCGCAGCGTCCGGTCACGGCGGTCGCGCCTCAGGCACTGTTTCTGCTCAACAGTCCGTTCATGTTTAAGGCAAGCGAAGGGACCGCGCAGCGGTTGCTCGCTTCGCTTGATCAGCCGAGTGATGAGCAGCTGATCCGGCAGGCGTTTTTCGAAATCGTCAGTCGGCTGCCGACGCCTGAAGAGACCGCGGTTGCCGCGTCTTTCCTTAAGGTCGAGACCTCCGGTGGAGCGGCTGCTGAGGAAACCGATGGGCGTCTCAGCCGACTCACGTTGCTGTGTCAGGCGATCTTCGCCAGCACGCAGTTCCAATATCTTGACTGA
- a CDS encoding serine/threonine-protein kinase: MAGNAASYDSKIEAKLDQITLDVMKRIERGETVDRAELLAQHSDLADELSEFFDDLESVDQQTRYLKSAIQGADSNRQVSLEEFRQAAVEAGTSTLDDFQFGAVIARGGMASVFRAWQKSLERPVAVKVIATDQFTSPADQALIQFEASATARLTHPHIVPIYEVGTVGRFHYFTMKLLERGSLADRIPEYVGNYRKIAELMAKLAEAVQYAHDRGILHRDLKPSNVLIDARDEPCITDFGLAGKIGGSDESFPGRIIGTPQYMAPEQAAGTEEVTTAADVYSLGMTLLELLTGTTPAFSDGKVTEGEDVMLRLPVAVKEKLKRVPRDLIAICGKCLRFQPERRYGSAADLAEDIKRWLGDFPVQARRATAATRLGKWAKRRPLAASFGLISIFSIVAAYAGISWQWQRALVERDRAESAFEVAERRNYINLIGLADREFELGNIAAAREALNDCDESLRRWEWHYLQSRTRGLFPKVVQSHETGLLCVDVSSKRGLVVGGSRGQLKLSAISGKGESAVLQDSTRDIHAVAFDDANDQLLDTRSTRYLRIWRGDGSELLAEKQLPWNRTESMSVDDSTGRGLMIGGSNPDQLPIFFQYATWDDGWEVELEISQSEPSSSTSGQLMPGADAAIIAVGTDLMLGGSNGALTSFSEVSAHQTPIRDIAIASPINRIASVSETETVIWSITGQEPLYSIPEGGVAVEFLDKGQRLAVAGSGRSIQLRDVSDGELVLSLRGHSDIVTALAFEPTSRTLLTASRDRTVRAWYGPVETSSVPSPLRQTTVALPHSDVLSLSGFQLDRTLLAIPSSGDIAVGVCRDGNVRVWDSELGSVIQTMAPAVEIENLAIAPTEQHVVLVRRDRVVELRTLPALKLVERVVPLDIEATQLNRGAYWDVAGDRLITSTGRTRVIHRIATGDSKEFFDEENFEIFGSVGSPDGQRFAATDERHNVLLIDGTLEVERVLNGPTGEVRVVKFSPDGKWIAAGGFDRNLYVWEIESGRRHVVAGGHGLSITDLAFSPDGSQIATSSQDEAVRLWDTLSGAMIRELRGHTGPVLRVRFTANGGRLRSFSKSEGEIAVSTWEIP, encoded by the coding sequence ATGGCGGGCAACGCAGCTTCTTACGATTCTAAAATCGAAGCGAAGCTCGACCAAATCACGCTCGATGTGATGAAACGGATCGAGCGCGGTGAAACGGTCGACCGCGCGGAGCTGTTGGCACAACATTCCGACCTTGCCGACGAATTGTCGGAGTTTTTCGATGATTTGGAATCGGTCGATCAGCAGACCCGATACCTGAAGTCGGCAATTCAAGGGGCGGACTCGAATCGACAAGTCAGTCTCGAAGAGTTCCGGCAAGCGGCTGTCGAAGCGGGAACTTCGACGCTGGACGACTTTCAATTTGGTGCCGTCATCGCGCGAGGTGGGATGGCATCGGTGTTTCGAGCCTGGCAAAAGAGCTTGGAACGACCCGTTGCCGTTAAGGTGATCGCGACCGATCAGTTCACGTCACCGGCGGACCAGGCGTTGATTCAGTTTGAGGCTTCGGCCACCGCGCGATTGACTCACCCTCATATCGTGCCGATCTATGAAGTCGGGACGGTCGGGCGATTCCACTATTTTACTATGAAGCTGCTCGAACGAGGCAGCCTCGCGGACCGCATTCCGGAATATGTCGGCAACTATCGCAAGATCGCGGAGTTGATGGCGAAGCTGGCCGAAGCGGTTCAGTACGCCCATGATCGCGGTATTCTTCACCGCGATTTAAAGCCCTCCAACGTGCTGATCGACGCCCGTGACGAACCCTGCATTACCGATTTCGGTCTCGCGGGGAAGATCGGGGGTAGTGACGAAAGCTTCCCGGGGCGGATTATCGGAACGCCGCAATATATGGCGCCGGAACAGGCGGCGGGGACAGAGGAGGTAACAACGGCGGCCGATGTCTATTCCCTCGGAATGACGTTGCTGGAATTGCTGACCGGAACAACGCCTGCGTTCTCAGACGGAAAAGTCACTGAGGGTGAAGATGTCATGCTGCGACTTCCGGTCGCGGTTAAGGAAAAACTTAAGCGTGTCCCCCGTGACCTAATTGCAATCTGCGGAAAGTGCCTGCGGTTTCAACCTGAACGACGCTACGGCAGCGCTGCTGACTTAGCCGAAGATATTAAGCGTTGGCTGGGCGACTTTCCGGTTCAAGCCCGGCGGGCGACGGCAGCAACCCGCCTTGGAAAATGGGCGAAGCGTCGTCCACTGGCAGCCAGTTTCGGTTTAATTTCAATATTTAGTATTGTCGCCGCCTATGCCGGTATTTCATGGCAGTGGCAACGCGCTCTCGTAGAGCGGGACCGCGCGGAGAGCGCTTTCGAAGTCGCCGAACGTCGCAATTATATTAATTTGATCGGCCTGGCCGACCGGGAATTCGAGCTGGGAAATATTGCTGCGGCTCGGGAAGCGCTGAATGACTGCGATGAGAGCCTTCGGCGATGGGAGTGGCACTATCTGCAATCCCGGACACGCGGCTTATTTCCGAAGGTCGTCCAGTCCCACGAAACGGGTCTACTCTGCGTTGACGTTTCGTCGAAGCGGGGCCTCGTTGTCGGCGGGAGTCGAGGCCAACTCAAACTCTCCGCAATCTCCGGGAAAGGCGAGTCGGCGGTGCTGCAAGACTCCACGCGAGACATTCACGCCGTCGCATTTGACGACGCCAATGATCAACTTCTCGATACGCGGTCTACGAGATACCTAAGAATTTGGCGTGGCGATGGGAGCGAGTTGCTGGCCGAAAAGCAACTCCCTTGGAATCGAACAGAGTCAATGAGTGTAGACGATTCAACCGGACGGGGACTAATGATCGGTGGTTCGAATCCCGACCAACTCCCAATCTTCTTCCAGTATGCAACTTGGGACGACGGCTGGGAGGTGGAATTAGAGATATCTCAGTCTGAACCCAGCTCTTCGACTTCCGGACAATTAATGCCGGGGGCCGATGCAGCGATTATCGCGGTCGGGACCGATTTGATGCTGGGAGGATCGAATGGAGCTTTAACATCCTTCAGCGAGGTTTCGGCCCACCAAACCCCAATTCGCGACATCGCGATCGCTTCGCCGATTAACCGAATTGCCTCGGTCAGCGAGACGGAAACGGTCATTTGGAGTATTACAGGACAGGAGCCACTATATTCGATCCCCGAGGGTGGGGTGGCGGTTGAGTTCTTAGACAAAGGACAGCGACTTGCCGTCGCCGGCTCCGGACGGTCGATTCAACTGCGTGATGTCAGTGACGGCGAACTTGTGCTTTCGCTTCGAGGTCACTCCGATATCGTCACCGCACTGGCCTTCGAGCCGACTTCGCGTACGCTGCTAACCGCCAGTCGGGATCGGACCGTGAGAGCTTGGTATGGTCCGGTTGAGACTTCGTCCGTTCCGTCGCCGCTTCGTCAGACTACGGTCGCGTTGCCACACTCAGATGTCCTTTCGTTATCCGGGTTTCAACTCGATCGCACATTGCTGGCGATTCCCTCGTCCGGCGATATCGCCGTCGGAGTCTGCCGTGACGGCAACGTCAGAGTTTGGGACAGCGAACTGGGTTCTGTGATTCAAACGATGGCACCGGCTGTCGAAATCGAGAATCTCGCAATCGCGCCAACCGAACAGCATGTCGTATTGGTTCGACGTGACCGAGTCGTCGAGCTACGCACTTTGCCGGCATTAAAACTCGTCGAGCGGGTCGTGCCGCTCGACATCGAGGCGACACAATTGAACCGCGGTGCGTATTGGGATGTCGCTGGCGATCGACTCATCACCTCGACCGGGCGCACACGAGTCATTCATCGCATCGCGACGGGCGACTCCAAAGAGTTTTTCGATGAAGAGAATTTCGAAATCTTTGGTTCGGTCGGGTCTCCTGACGGACAGCGGTTTGCCGCAACCGACGAGCGACACAACGTTCTGTTAATCGACGGCACGCTCGAAGTTGAGCGGGTATTGAACGGGCCGACCGGAGAGGTCCGTGTCGTGAAATTCAGCCCTGATGGGAAATGGATCGCCGCCGGAGGTTTCGACCGAAATCTTTATGTTTGGGAAATCGAAAGTGGTCGCCGCCACGTTGTCGCGGGAGGGCATGGACTTTCGATCACAGACCTCGCCTTCTCGCCTGATGGTTCGCAGATCGCGACATCATCGCAGGATGAGGCAGTGCGGCTGTGGGATACATTGAGCGGAGCAATGATCCGAGAACTACGCGGTCATACCGGGCCTGTTCTGCGAGTCCGCTTTACGGCAAACGGGGGTCGCCTTCGTTCTTTCAGTAAATCTGAAGGTGAAATCGCGGTTTCTACTTGGGAAATACCGTAG
- a CDS encoding sigma-70 family RNA polymerase sigma factor: MQTPTPTPTLNRYRSYLRLLARHQLHRRLKTKLDESDIVQMTMLYAHENRDQFRGQSERELLAWLRRILTSTVIDQVRRFGHGKRDVELERSLQLELDRSTNRLTQWLAMERPSPSQLMIKDEQISELCVAIESLPEQQRSAIILQRLYGFSIDQIAEEMGKSESAVGGLLRRAMRGLRDQLGPPTS, translated from the coding sequence ATGCAAACGCCAACGCCCACACCAACGCTTAACCGATACCGCAGCTATCTGCGGCTATTGGCGCGGCATCAACTGCATCGCCGATTGAAGACAAAGTTGGATGAGTCGGACATCGTGCAGATGACGATGCTCTACGCTCATGAGAATCGCGACCAATTTCGCGGTCAGTCCGAGCGAGAATTGCTCGCTTGGTTAAGACGAATTCTGACATCGACGGTCATCGATCAAGTCAGGCGTTTCGGCCACGGGAAGCGAGACGTCGAACTTGAAAGGTCGCTCCAGTTGGAACTCGATCGCTCAACGAATCGACTCACACAATGGTTGGCGATGGAGCGTCCCAGTCCCAGCCAGTTGATGATCAAGGACGAGCAGATCAGCGAGTTGTGCGTTGCGATTGAAAGCCTGCCGGAACAGCAGCGCTCTGCCATTATACTTCAGCGGCTTTATGGATTTTCGATCGATCAAATCGCCGAAGAGATGGGCAAATCGGAATCGGCCGTCGGCGGATTGCTGCGTCGGGCAATGAGAGGCCTCCGCGATCAACTCGGTCCACCAACATCTTGA
- a CDS encoding DUF1592 domain-containing protein, which yields MNRIVLGAFVLPILLMQPIEAADDFDKLSQGRLRNFFSTHCMVCHGPDQAEVGLRLDELDFNLGDRETLTRWNHVLRRVRSGEMPPPEMPAPSHVEKISAVRVIESSLQRHSRDRRKQEGRVVLRRLNRYEYQYTMQDLLGIHQELKSWLPADTTSHGFDNIGEALSFSPVLLERYVNAADLALNEAIVTHKRPELMQERFLPKEGRLGYAREKHGTDIILFTGNYGITWGGRGEFNAPASGVYRFKFSTYQHQSKGELCTLAVKAGNLIVKTGDTQQVGFYDVKPEGDTIIECDVRLKRGQTIATNPLDLGNAYVKDTSKVTNHAIGVRWMEVEGPLHDQWPPRSHQLLFGDLDISKAAAPDVRPVLMRFAKRAFRRPVTDEEVDDFVSLSLERLDEGYSFEEAIRIGLKAILCSPEFLYLKETPGELGPFELASRLSYFLWSSMPDERLLAKAADGSLRQPRVLRAEAERMLSDPKGQRFTENFTGQWLQLREIEETNPDGKLYPEYDAWLHESVLKESHLFFNELLQNNLSVLNFIDSDFIMMNRRLARHYQLQDLPAGQTAEFERVSLPPDSVRGGVLTQAAVLKVTADGTSTSPIRRGTWVLENILGQQVPPPPPTVSAIEPDTRGAKTIREQLAKHRSVESCNVCHRKIDPPGFALEQFDPIGLERSFYRTPWGSVGKRIGKRYFGVMMKFNVGPDVDASGISSDGERFSDVREFKELLLREPKPLVESFAEKLMVYATGGVLDYQGQEEAREIVANLDNDNYPFRSLLHQVIQSDAFRNK from the coding sequence ATGAACCGCATCGTACTCGGCGCATTCGTCCTCCCTATTCTATTAATGCAGCCGATCGAGGCGGCCGACGACTTCGATAAACTCAGCCAAGGTCGTCTACGTAATTTCTTCAGCACTCATTGCATGGTATGTCATGGTCCCGACCAAGCGGAGGTCGGACTTCGGCTCGACGAGTTGGATTTCAATTTAGGCGATCGCGAGACGCTGACTCGGTGGAATCATGTGCTCCGCCGAGTCCGGTCTGGGGAAATGCCGCCGCCGGAAATGCCGGCCCCCTCGCACGTCGAGAAAATTAGCGCTGTGAGGGTCATTGAATCCTCACTTCAACGTCACTCACGCGACCGGCGAAAACAGGAGGGACGCGTCGTCTTGCGGCGGCTCAATCGCTACGAATACCAATACACGATGCAGGACCTCCTTGGTATTCATCAGGAGCTTAAGTCCTGGTTGCCGGCTGATACGACCTCGCACGGATTTGACAACATCGGCGAAGCGCTTTCGTTCTCACCCGTGCTGCTGGAACGCTATGTCAACGCCGCCGATCTTGCTCTTAATGAAGCGATCGTCACGCACAAGCGTCCGGAATTAATGCAGGAGCGATTTCTGCCCAAAGAAGGGCGGCTGGGATACGCTCGGGAGAAGCACGGCACCGACATCATTCTCTTCACCGGAAATTATGGAATCACGTGGGGCGGCCGAGGGGAGTTCAACGCCCCAGCTTCCGGCGTCTATCGCTTTAAGTTCTCGACTTATCAACATCAGTCCAAAGGCGAGCTGTGCACGCTGGCGGTGAAGGCCGGGAATCTGATCGTGAAGACGGGAGACACCCAGCAGGTCGGGTTTTACGATGTCAAGCCGGAAGGCGATACGATCATTGAGTGTGATGTCCGCTTAAAGAGGGGGCAGACGATCGCCACCAACCCGCTCGACCTCGGCAATGCATATGTTAAGGATACGAGTAAGGTCACCAATCACGCGATCGGCGTCCGGTGGATGGAAGTCGAAGGGCCATTGCATGACCAATGGCCGCCACGAAGCCATCAACTATTGTTCGGAGATCTCGATATCAGCAAAGCGGCCGCACCTGACGTTCGCCCGGTGCTGATGCGTTTCGCCAAAAGAGCGTTTCGCCGACCCGTCACCGACGAAGAGGTCGACGACTTTGTCTCGCTTTCTCTCGAGCGGCTTGACGAGGGTTATTCATTTGAGGAGGCAATCCGCATCGGCCTTAAGGCGATTCTCTGCTCTCCGGAGTTCCTTTATTTGAAAGAGACACCCGGCGAGCTGGGCCCCTTCGAATTAGCGTCGCGGTTGTCGTATTTCCTGTGGAGCAGCATGCCCGACGAGCGACTGCTGGCAAAAGCGGCCGATGGTTCACTCCGGCAGCCGCGGGTGCTTCGTGCCGAAGCGGAGCGGATGCTGAGCGATCCGAAAGGGCAAAGGTTTACCGAGAACTTCACCGGTCAATGGCTTCAACTCAGGGAGATTGAAGAGACCAATCCCGACGGCAAACTCTATCCGGAGTACGACGCCTGGTTGCATGAGTCAGTTCTGAAGGAGAGCCATCTGTTCTTCAACGAGCTGCTCCAAAACAATTTGAGTGTGCTCAACTTCATTGACTCCGACTTCATCATGATGAATCGACGGCTCGCCCGACACTATCAATTGCAAGACCTTCCGGCCGGGCAAACGGCAGAGTTTGAGCGTGTTTCATTGCCGCCCGACAGCGTACGCGGCGGTGTCCTCACGCAGGCTGCCGTCCTCAAAGTGACCGCCGACGGCACGAGTACGTCCCCCATCCGACGCGGGACGTGGGTGTTGGAAAACATCCTCGGTCAGCAAGTTCCTCCGCCCCCTCCGACGGTCTCTGCAATCGAGCCGGACACCCGCGGTGCCAAGACCATCCGTGAGCAATTGGCGAAGCACCGCTCCGTCGAGTCGTGCAATGTTTGCCACCGGAAAATCGATCCGCCCGGATTCGCGTTGGAGCAGTTCGACCCCATTGGTCTTGAGCGGTCTTTCTATCGCACGCCATGGGGCAGCGTGGGCAAGAGAATCGGGAAGAGGTACTTCGGAGTGATGATGAAATTTAATGTCGGCCCGGACGTTGATGCCAGCGGGATCAGCTCCGACGGCGAACGCTTCTCCGACGTGCGAGAATTCAAAGAACTGCTATTACGCGAACCAAAACCGCTCGTGGAGTCTTTCGCCGAGAAACTGATGGTTTACGCCACCGGCGGCGTACTGGACTATCAAGGACAGGAGGAGGCGAGAGAGATCGTGGCCAATCTCGACAATGACAATTACCCATTCCGCTCTTTGCTCCATCAGGTCATTCAGAGCGACGCTTTCCGCAATAAATAG
- a CDS encoding DUF1552 domain-containing protein — protein sequence MPIHRRTFLRGSSVALALPMLDAMQPRSATAAAKEDEQPRRMVCINTPLGYLPSDFFPETAGKNYESTRYLKSLDDLRGDFTVFSGVSHPDVSGGHHAAHSYLTAAPGPGGSSFRNTISLDQYIAERLPPETRYNFLTLAVGSDARSGLSWTSGGVRIPPVSSPANLYAKLFLQGKKDSVARQVRSLQDGQSIMDVIMERAKRMERSLGAGDRAKLDEYFTSVRTLEERLKQNEEWVHTPKPKVKMSKPENPDDRSVVYGRTELFLDLIHLAIQTDSTRVIAIEVGSGGRPPIKGVSMEHHNLTHHGKDPTKIEQLKLIEDEEMKVMARFLKKMKATSEKGETLLDRTMIQYGSNIGNAAAHSNTNIPMILAGGGFKHQGHLAFDNQKNTPLSNLYVSMLQRLGFETDSFGSSTGTMSGLEMTT from the coding sequence ATGCCAATTCATCGTCGGACGTTTCTTCGAGGAAGCAGTGTTGCGTTGGCCCTGCCGATGCTCGACGCCATGCAGCCGAGGTCTGCGACGGCAGCAGCCAAGGAAGACGAGCAACCACGTCGGATGGTGTGCATCAACACACCGCTTGGTTACCTCCCGAGCGACTTCTTTCCCGAGACTGCCGGGAAAAACTACGAGTCGACCCGCTATCTGAAGTCCCTCGATGACCTCCGTGGTGACTTCACGGTTTTCTCCGGCGTTTCCCACCCGGACGTCTCCGGTGGTCACCACGCGGCGCATTCCTATTTGACGGCGGCACCGGGCCCCGGCGGGTCGAGCTTTCGCAATACGATTTCGCTTGACCAGTATATTGCCGAACGGTTGCCGCCCGAGACCCGCTACAACTTTTTGACGCTCGCAGTCGGAAGCGATGCTCGCAGCGGCCTCTCATGGACCTCCGGCGGTGTGCGAATCCCTCCGGTGAGCAGCCCGGCCAACCTCTACGCGAAACTCTTCCTCCAGGGAAAAAAGGACAGCGTTGCGCGACAGGTCCGATCGTTGCAGGACGGCCAGAGCATCATGGATGTCATCATGGAACGCGCGAAGAGGATGGAGCGTTCGCTGGGAGCTGGCGACCGAGCCAAACTTGACGAATACTTTACTTCGGTACGTACGCTCGAAGAGCGACTAAAGCAAAACGAAGAATGGGTCCACACTCCAAAGCCGAAGGTAAAGATGTCGAAACCGGAAAATCCGGACGACCGGAGTGTTGTTTATGGCAGGACGGAATTATTTCTTGACCTCATTCACCTCGCCATTCAAACCGATTCGACACGCGTCATTGCGATAGAGGTCGGAAGTGGCGGTCGACCGCCAATTAAAGGCGTCAGCATGGAGCACCACAACTTGACGCACCACGGCAAAGATCCGACCAAGATCGAGCAGTTAAAGTTGATCGAAGACGAAGAGATGAAAGTCATGGCCCGCTTTTTGAAGAAAATGAAAGCGACGAGTGAGAAGGGAGAGACCTTGCTCGATCGGACCATGATTCAATATGGCAGCAACATCGGGAACGCCGCGGCGCACAGTAATACCAATATTCCGATGATTCTTGCCGGGGGAGGTTTCAAGCATCAAGGGCACTTGGCTTTCGACAATCAGAAGAATACGCCGCTATCTAATTTGTACGTTTCAATGCTTCAGAGGCTGGGTTTTGAAACCGACAGCTTTGGTTCGAGTACCGGCACCATGTCGGGCCTCGAAATGACTACCTGA